From Nostoc flagelliforme CCNUN1, a single genomic window includes:
- a CDS encoding MerR family transcriptional regulator, protein MHTKWTDEELGIIEAKAELYTPKQIASILKRHGYFRTPIAIATKLWALGYSTSPFLDNYSSAEIARVLCVHSTTVSGWVRRGWLKTSRRSSKRYQVRRWHLKQFFDNPPQHLKKRIASIDSEAINYLLGKQA, encoded by the coding sequence ATGCATACAAAATGGACTGATGAAGAACTAGGAATTATTGAGGCAAAGGCTGAACTTTACACCCCTAAACAAATAGCCTCAATCTTAAAAAGACATGGGTATTTTCGTACTCCAATTGCTATCGCTACTAAGCTTTGGGCTTTAGGTTATTCTACAAGCCCCTTTCTCGATAACTATAGTAGTGCTGAAATCGCCCGTGTTCTATGTGTGCATTCCACCACCGTTTCTGGTTGGGTCAGACGTGGTTGGTTGAAAACTAGCCGACGTTCTTCTAAGCGTTATCAAGTTCGTCGATGGCATTTAAAACAGTTTTTTGATAACCCGCCACAACATCTAAAAAAGCGTATTGCCTCTATTGACTCCGAAGCCATTAATTACTTATTAGGGAAACAAGCATGA
- a CDS encoding alpha-ketoglutarate-dependent dioxygenase AlkB family protein, with translation MQQLNLFAELAPVLPVTYYPDFLSQELANSLYQHCLKLEWQQNQIRMLGKTMPVPRLECIYGDAGCDYLYSNSVFLKPLTWTDNLSSLRDSITTFTGYKFRIVIGNQYRTGTDSIGWHSDNEPSMGFNPAIASVSLGSVRKFQIKPRNGKPTEFWLEHGSLLVMHRSCQSTHLHQVPKTNKVVSTRINLTFRPHTGGK, from the coding sequence ATGCAACAACTCAATTTATTTGCTGAATTAGCCCCAGTTTTACCAGTCACTTATTATCCCGATTTCTTAAGTCAGGAACTTGCCAACTCACTCTACCAACACTGTTTGAAACTGGAGTGGCAGCAGAACCAAATCAGAATGTTGGGTAAAACAATGCCCGTCCCTCGCCTTGAATGTATTTACGGTGATGCTGGATGTGATTATCTTTACTCCAACAGCGTGTTCTTAAAACCCCTTACTTGGACAGACAATCTGTCTAGCTTGCGGGACTCCATCACCACATTCACCGGCTACAAATTCCGCATAGTCATTGGCAACCAGTACCGCACGGGGACTGATTCAATCGGTTGGCATTCTGACAATGAACCATCGATGGGATTTAACCCTGCGATTGCTTCAGTAAGTCTGGGGTCTGTTCGCAAGTTTCAAATTAAACCGAGAAATGGCAAACCTACTGAGTTCTGGCTGGAACACGGCAGCTTGCTCGTGATGCACAGGAGTTGTCAATCAACTCACCTTCATCAAGTTCCCAAGACCAACAAAGTGGTTAGCACCCGTATTAATCTGACGTTTCGACCACACACCGGGGGGAAATAA
- a CDS encoding DUF1392 domain-containing protein, with protein sequence MIDHINALQTSWYLSPPWGQTIPPVAVNLLERVFLRTTRTFGYCCGMQWKHECWIYSIDCGKEILHATQNQIIGTGELEAIKVQKPAFVLGERVILCSHDKGTKQRLILGIALVHNSWFYMVELMSPTLINTPTISNRFSLVGEKSLVRVNT encoded by the coding sequence ATGATTGACCATATTAATGCACTTCAAACAAGTTGGTATCTTTCCCCACCTTGGGGACAAACAATTCCGCCTGTTGCAGTTAATTTACTGGAGAGAGTTTTTCTCCGCACAACAAGAACATTTGGTTACTGCTGCGGGATGCAATGGAAACACGAATGTTGGATTTATTCAATTGATTGCGGAAAAGAAATACTCCACGCTACACAGAACCAAATCATCGGGACGGGAGAATTAGAAGCCATCAAAGTGCAAAAACCTGCTTTTGTTCTGGGTGAAAGAGTGATCCTCTGCTCTCACGACAAGGGAACAAAACAACGGCTGATTCTGGGGATTGCGCTGGTGCATAATTCTTGGTTTTACATGGTTGAATTGATGTCGCCAACGTTAATTAATACACCGACTATATCTAATCGTTTCTCATTAGTTGGTGAAAAAAGTTTAGTGCGGGTAAATACCTGA
- a CDS encoding KilA-N domain-containing protein: MLTHFWHDSEINQMPQDGEIGRYAVPKGYVNASQMCKANGKFLADYTKLKSTKQYLQALSNDMKILISLLVIDIQGYGSEQSTWIHPEIAIDLARWVSVEFRIWANRTLMKVMLSTQVEPVQQQEPTHSLALSHEAAQLAMMLGEFAGLEKSLTAQLAVNAATRINPALKPAADELKTAIAVTNVSEDAFLNPTQIGEVVGMSARAVNHCLLNSGLQYRTDDKKIPYRPTESGKQWGRMVPAVAKSSNQTVFQLRWLPEIVKVISQ, encoded by the coding sequence ATGTTGACACATTTTTGGCACGACTCAGAAATTAATCAAATGCCTCAAGATGGGGAAATAGGTAGATATGCTGTACCCAAAGGCTATGTGAATGCAAGTCAGATGTGCAAAGCTAACGGGAAATTCTTAGCTGATTACACGAAGCTAAAGTCTACAAAGCAGTATTTGCAAGCACTTTCTAACGATATGAAGATCCTCATATCGTTATTGGTGATAGATATCCAGGGATACGGAAGCGAACAAAGCACTTGGATTCACCCAGAAATCGCCATTGATTTAGCTCGATGGGTGTCTGTCGAGTTCCGCATCTGGGCTAACAGAACCTTAATGAAAGTGATGCTCTCAACTCAAGTAGAGCCAGTACAACAGCAAGAACCAACACATTCATTAGCCCTATCCCACGAAGCCGCACAGTTGGCAATGATGTTGGGGGAATTTGCCGGATTAGAAAAATCTCTTACTGCCCAGTTAGCAGTTAATGCCGCCACTAGAATTAACCCCGCACTTAAGCCAGCAGCAGATGAATTAAAAACTGCGATCGCAGTTACAAATGTTTCCGAAGATGCATTTCTCAACCCAACACAAATTGGTGAGGTAGTGGGAATGTCTGCACGGGCTGTTAACCACTGCTTACTAAATTCGGGACTGCAATACAGAACTGATGACAAGAAAATTCCCTATCGTCCTACTGAATCTGGTAAGCAATGGGGTCGCATGGTTCCCGCAGTCGCCAAATCCTCAAACCAAACTGTTTTTCAACTGCGCTGGTTGCCCGAAATAGTAAAAGTTATCTCTCAATAA